From Burkholderia sp. WP9, a single genomic window includes:
- a CDS encoding ABC transporter substrate-binding protein, whose product MRTFQLSLLAATLMLATGLARAAGGEIAVIVKTSSSNYWQNVQKGANAAMGQLKGYTMTFQGPAAETAIADEVNMVENAVNRKVAGIVLAPSDPDALVPAVKKAWEAHIPVVIIDSALSDSGKQYYQSFLSTDNKKAGELCAKALIDRVGQSGKIAIMSYVAGAGSEIGRVGGFRDYLKAHSQLQVVGPFYSNSQMATALNQTTDTLTANPDLKGIFGANEPTAVGMGRALEQSGKAGKVVAIGFDGNQDLQGFIKDGTLAATAVQGSYQMGELGVKTVVNLIEKKPVSKNLDTGVVMVTKGNIDKPEAKNVLY is encoded by the coding sequence ATGCGCACATTCCAACTGAGCCTGCTGGCCGCCACCCTGATGCTGGCCACCGGACTTGCTCGCGCCGCCGGCGGCGAGATCGCGGTAATCGTAAAGACATCGAGTTCCAACTACTGGCAGAACGTCCAGAAGGGCGCGAATGCGGCAATGGGTCAACTCAAGGGCTACACGATGACTTTCCAGGGTCCGGCGGCGGAAACCGCCATTGCCGACGAGGTCAACATGGTCGAGAACGCGGTGAATCGCAAGGTGGCCGGTATCGTGCTCGCCCCGTCCGATCCGGACGCGCTCGTGCCCGCCGTCAAGAAGGCGTGGGAAGCCCATATCCCGGTCGTCATCATCGATTCCGCGCTCTCCGATTCCGGCAAGCAGTACTACCAGTCATTCCTCTCGACCGACAACAAGAAGGCGGGCGAACTGTGCGCCAAAGCGCTGATCGACCGCGTGGGCCAAAGCGGCAAGATCGCGATCATGTCCTATGTCGCCGGCGCGGGCTCGGAAATCGGCCGGGTGGGCGGATTCCGCGACTATCTGAAGGCACATTCGCAATTGCAGGTGGTGGGACCTTTCTATTCGAACTCGCAGATGGCGACGGCGCTCAACCAGACCACCGACACGTTGACCGCCAATCCCGACCTCAAAGGCATTTTCGGCGCGAATGAGCCAACCGCGGTCGGCATGGGTCGTGCGCTCGAACAGTCCGGCAAAGCCGGCAAAGTGGTGGCGATCGGCTTCGACGGCAATCAGGATCTGCAGGGTTTCATCAAGGACGGCACGCTTGCCGCCACCGCCGTGCAGGGCTCGTACCAGATGGGCGAGCTAGGCGTGAAGACGGTGGTCAATCTGATCGAGAAAAAGCCGGTGTCGAAGAACCTCGATACCGGTGTGGTGATGGTGACCAAAGGCAACATCGACAAACCTGAAGCGAAGAACGTGCTGTATTGA
- a CDS encoding FadR/GntR family transcriptional regulator, producing MTGTQLKQVETKRLYQHIADQIRALIQSGGFAQGARLPPERDLAQQLGVSRPSLREALIALEIAGSVEIRQGSGVYVCRTPERSPNATVALGESPSELMQARAVLEGSLIVLAAALITPERLTRLRETLDGMRSQIKAGRSPLDHDRAFHVGIAEMTGNLVLVRMVTELFDERHSPISARLSGHAETGQTWAAALAEHETIYRALEERDPLAAQSAMRSHLKASEIRWTETG from the coding sequence TTGACAGGCACCCAACTCAAACAGGTCGAGACGAAACGTCTCTATCAGCACATCGCCGACCAGATACGGGCGCTTATCCAGTCGGGTGGCTTCGCCCAGGGCGCACGTTTGCCTCCCGAGCGTGATCTCGCCCAGCAACTGGGCGTTTCGCGGCCCTCACTGCGAGAAGCGCTGATCGCACTGGAGATTGCGGGCTCCGTTGAGATTCGCCAGGGCTCCGGTGTCTACGTGTGCCGGACGCCCGAGCGTTCGCCGAATGCAACCGTCGCCTTGGGCGAAAGTCCGTCCGAGTTGATGCAGGCACGCGCGGTATTGGAAGGCTCGCTGATCGTGCTGGCTGCCGCGCTGATTACGCCGGAGCGGTTGACCCGCCTGCGCGAGACGCTCGATGGGATGCGCTCGCAGATCAAGGCAGGGCGCTCTCCGCTCGACCATGATCGCGCGTTCCACGTGGGTATCGCAGAGATGACCGGCAATCTCGTGCTGGTCCGGATGGTGACCGAATTGTTCGACGAGCGTCACAGTCCGATTTCAGCGCGCCTTAGCGGTCACGCGGAGACGGGGCAAACCTGGGCAGCGGCACTCGCGGAACATGAGACGATTTATCGCGCGCTCGAGGAGCGCGACCCGCTCGCTGCTCAATCTGCGATGCGCAGCCATCTGAAGGCATCTGAGATACGGTGGACTGAGACGGGATGA
- a CDS encoding cupin domain-containing protein produces MTVALVLHRADGAPLSTSFRRAAFGKDDPFARHREIAWEGPDSMVAGRASFIGELNVASFPHIETIVVVEGQLTLQAAGEAPLMLGPQAGAVIGAGTALRVLAESRVRFVFCAAACEKPTKRGLIPLRADANFRPSASLPAEVLLGPAPQCRSDNVFTDDGAEYLAGTWDSTPYHRVVRPHRVNEFMQLLAGSVRFAAADGSVLSLGAGDALFVPRGAPIGWESSERVAKFYVVQSVQTSIERD; encoded by the coding sequence ATGACCGTGGCCCTCGTGCTGCATCGCGCCGACGGCGCACCTCTGTCAACCTCGTTCCGCAGGGCGGCGTTCGGCAAGGACGACCCCTTTGCACGACATCGCGAAATCGCGTGGGAAGGACCGGACTCGATGGTCGCGGGTCGGGCCAGCTTTATTGGTGAGCTCAACGTCGCGAGCTTTCCCCACATTGAAACCATCGTCGTGGTGGAAGGACAGCTCACTCTGCAAGCGGCCGGTGAGGCGCCGTTAATGCTCGGTCCGCAAGCGGGTGCTGTCATCGGGGCCGGTACGGCGCTTCGCGTCCTCGCCGAATCCCGCGTGCGGTTCGTGTTCTGTGCGGCTGCCTGCGAGAAACCGACAAAGCGCGGACTTATCCCCCTGCGTGCCGACGCCAACTTCAGACCGTCCGCTTCGCTACCGGCGGAGGTGCTGCTGGGCCCGGCGCCGCAATGCCGAAGCGACAACGTCTTTACCGACGACGGCGCGGAGTACCTCGCGGGCACGTGGGATTCGACGCCTTATCACCGGGTTGTTCGCCCGCATCGCGTGAACGAGTTCATGCAACTGCTGGCCGGCAGCGTGCGGTTCGCGGCGGCTGATGGCAGCGTGCTGTCGCTAGGCGCCGGCGACGCGCTTTTCGTGCCCCGGGGCGCACCGATCGGGTGGGAAAGCAGTGAACGGGTGGCGAAGTTTTACGTTGTTCAAAGCGTCCAGACTTCAATCGAGCGAGATTGA
- a CDS encoding LysR substrate-binding domain-containing protein, with the protein MIELEDMRLFRALGVAHSLAAAARLLDLTPPAVTVRLQRIEERMGVRLATRAARGISLTNEGQRLVQEAIEILERIESIPSRVSSESAGVSGHLRVVAPFGFGRAHVAPLVRDLHRAHPNLAISLILSDSPLTAAAGADAVVSIGNIKGSSWIGHYLAPNDRFLCASPALARRLSKLEHPSELTQYEFLTLRENDEDVTRLRFTRPNGTGKRGDQAVTIRLAGALSSNDGTVVSDWAVDGLGIVERSEWDAARLIAAGKLKRVLPAWRLEPAPVMALVPTRHGLTIRQRAFLEAAKRAFDPVPWRA; encoded by the coding sequence ATGATCGAACTGGAAGACATGCGCCTGTTCCGCGCGCTCGGCGTGGCACACTCGCTTGCTGCAGCCGCCAGGCTACTGGATCTCACGCCTCCCGCTGTCACGGTGCGTCTTCAGCGCATCGAAGAGCGTATGGGAGTTCGTCTGGCCACACGCGCCGCCAGAGGCATTTCGCTGACGAACGAAGGCCAGCGGCTCGTCCAGGAAGCGATAGAAATCCTGGAGCGGATCGAGTCCATTCCTTCGCGCGTCTCCAGTGAGTCGGCTGGTGTAAGCGGTCATTTGCGCGTAGTCGCGCCGTTTGGTTTTGGCCGCGCGCACGTGGCGCCGCTGGTTCGCGATCTGCATCGCGCACACCCGAATCTCGCTATTTCGCTCATCCTGTCCGATAGCCCCCTCACGGCAGCGGCTGGTGCCGACGCGGTCGTGTCCATCGGCAACATTAAGGGATCGTCCTGGATAGGACACTATCTCGCCCCAAACGACCGCTTCCTGTGCGCGAGCCCGGCCCTTGCGCGTCGCCTGTCGAAACTGGAGCATCCATCCGAACTCACGCAATACGAATTCCTGACGTTGCGCGAAAACGATGAAGACGTTACGCGCCTGCGTTTCACCCGGCCGAATGGCACGGGCAAACGCGGAGACCAGGCCGTCACGATTCGGCTAGCCGGCGCTTTGTCGTCGAATGACGGTACGGTCGTTAGCGACTGGGCGGTCGACGGCCTCGGCATTGTCGAACGATCCGAATGGGACGCCGCGCGGCTGATCGCAGCGGGAAAGCTGAAGCGCGTACTACCGGCATGGCGCCTCGAACCGGCGCCGGTGATGGCCCTGGTGCCCACGCGTCATGGCCTGACGATCCGCCAGCGTGCGTTTCTCGAGGCCGCGAAGCGAGCCTTCGACCCAGTACCCTGGCGTGCCTGA
- a CDS encoding RidA family protein: MDQQEHGAHFPQTMNPAGLAMPGGHYSHVAIANGLIFVSGQLPIDLNGRKLADRPFEDQAEQALANLEAALVGAGSDVSKLAQVRVYIVDVEHWPSFNAIYARWAGDAKPARAVVPVPALHFDLKIEIEAVALI; this comes from the coding sequence ATGGATCAACAGGAACACGGTGCCCACTTCCCCCAGACGATGAATCCCGCCGGACTGGCGATGCCGGGCGGGCATTACAGTCACGTTGCGATCGCAAATGGCCTGATTTTCGTGTCGGGTCAACTACCGATCGATCTGAACGGCAGAAAGCTCGCGGATCGTCCTTTCGAAGACCAGGCAGAGCAGGCATTGGCAAATCTTGAGGCGGCGCTTGTCGGTGCGGGCAGCGACGTGTCGAAACTAGCTCAGGTCCGTGTTTATATCGTCGATGTCGAGCATTGGCCGAGCTTTAACGCCATCTATGCGCGCTGGGCCGGCGACGCGAAACCCGCTCGCGCCGTCGTACCGGTTCCGGCGCTTCACTTCGATCTGAAGATCGAGATCGAAGCGGTCGCATTGATATAG
- a CDS encoding FAD-binding oxidoreductase — protein sequence MSPPLNHIQTSPTLPAAADVVVIGGGIIGVFAAYYLARRGFSVALVEKGRIGAEQSSRNWGWCRQQNRDARELPMASKSLDLWERFAAETGEDTGFHRCGLLYLSNDEAELSRWSSWGDFAKTAGVTTYMLDSRQAGQRGQATGRAWKGGVFSPSDGTADPAKAAPAVATALMKLGGSVHQHCAARGVELEGGRVSGVVTEAGVIKTRTAILAGGAWASSFCRQLGIRFPQASIRQSILSVSPVGHRLPDALFTSGVSITRRNDGRYALAISGRARVDVTPQFIRFAPQFVPMFARRWRSLLPGGLEGIRGGHETLKRWRLDAPTPMERVRILDPKPDLPTIEETHRRAVELLPELGQAEITHAWAGFVDSTPDGVPGVGEMPGMPGLILAAGFSGHGFGIGPGAGHLIADLATGAEPIVDPTPYRPSRFSDSAWGKVADF from the coding sequence ATGTCTCCTCCGCTGAACCACATCCAGACTTCGCCCACGTTGCCGGCCGCGGCCGACGTGGTCGTGATCGGCGGTGGCATCATCGGCGTCTTTGCCGCCTACTACTTGGCCCGGCGCGGGTTTTCAGTCGCGCTCGTCGAGAAGGGACGGATCGGCGCCGAACAGTCGAGCCGCAATTGGGGCTGGTGCCGGCAGCAGAACCGCGACGCTCGCGAATTGCCGATGGCGAGCAAAAGCCTTGATCTGTGGGAACGATTTGCCGCTGAAACCGGTGAAGACACCGGCTTTCATCGCTGCGGGCTGTTGTATCTCAGTAACGACGAGGCCGAGCTGTCTCGCTGGTCCAGTTGGGGCGACTTTGCGAAGACCGCCGGGGTGACAACCTACATGCTCGATAGTCGGCAAGCCGGCCAGCGGGGGCAGGCGACCGGCCGCGCCTGGAAAGGCGGCGTCTTCTCGCCCAGCGATGGCACCGCTGATCCTGCCAAGGCCGCACCGGCAGTGGCCACTGCGCTCATGAAGCTCGGTGGCAGCGTCCACCAGCACTGCGCGGCCCGCGGCGTTGAATTGGAAGGCGGGCGGGTCAGCGGCGTCGTCACGGAAGCGGGGGTCATCAAGACCAGAACGGCGATCCTGGCGGGTGGCGCCTGGGCATCTTCGTTCTGCCGCCAGCTTGGTATCCGTTTTCCCCAAGCCTCGATCCGCCAATCCATCCTTAGCGTGTCTCCTGTAGGACATCGGTTGCCCGATGCCTTGTTCACCTCGGGCGTGTCCATCACACGCCGCAACGATGGACGCTATGCGCTGGCCATCAGCGGCCGCGCACGCGTAGACGTCACGCCGCAGTTCATACGATTCGCCCCACAATTCGTACCGATGTTCGCCAGGCGCTGGCGCAGCCTTCTTCCCGGTGGTCTGGAGGGCATTCGCGGTGGGCACGAAACGCTGAAGCGTTGGCGGCTCGACGCGCCGACACCTATGGAGCGGGTGCGCATTCTCGATCCGAAGCCGGATCTGCCGACCATTGAGGAGACCCACCGCCGCGCCGTCGAACTACTGCCCGAACTCGGCCAGGCAGAGATCACCCACGCGTGGGCCGGCTTCGTCGACAGCACGCCGGATGGTGTTCCCGGTGTTGGCGAAATGCCTGGTATGCCGGGATTGATTCTGGCAGCAGGCTTTTCCGGACACGGTTTCGGCATCGGCCCCGGCGCAGGCCACCTGATCGCGGACCTCGCCACCGGGGCCGAACCTATCGTGGATCCCACACCGTATCGGCCCAGCCGATTCAGCGACTCCGCATGGGGCAAGGTTGCTGATTTCTAG
- a CDS encoding sugar ABC transporter ATP-binding protein: MLRLTGVTKRFPGVVALDSVSFDLRRGEVHAVCGENGAGKSTLMKIISGQYPPDDGSIIYKGSECHFASSLDAQAAGIAIIHQELNLVPHLSVAENIFLAREPRRGVFVDRARLRADAQRCLDRLGVDIAPGTLVRTLPVAQRQMVEIAKALSLDAEVLIMDEPTSSLTETETRQLFRIIHELKRAGVGIIYISHRLDEMTEIVDRVTVMRDGRYVSTDVFRETTIDKVVARMVGRSLEDKFPPRTSVPTGEVLLSVDQLTRANVFGPVSFELRRGEILGFAGLMGAGRTEVARAIFGADLPDSGTIRLGHETLAIRSPIDAIRHGIAYLSEDRKANGLSLNMPVASNITLANMDAVSNRLGFIRFATEAAVAKRYVDALGIRTPSVRQIARNLSGGNQQKVVISKWLFRDSRVLFFDEPTRGIDVGAKFAIYELLDKLAAQGIGVVMISSELPEILGMTDRVAVFHEGDLVTILETRQTSQEEIMHYASGRQGASDTSGASQ; encoded by the coding sequence TTGTTGCGGCTCACGGGCGTGACCAAGCGCTTCCCGGGCGTCGTCGCACTGGACAGCGTCAGTTTCGACTTGCGGCGTGGTGAGGTTCATGCGGTATGCGGAGAAAACGGCGCGGGCAAATCCACGCTGATGAAAATCATCAGCGGCCAGTACCCGCCCGACGATGGCTCCATCATCTACAAGGGCAGCGAATGCCACTTCGCTTCGTCGCTCGACGCTCAAGCCGCAGGCATCGCCATCATTCACCAGGAGCTGAACCTGGTGCCGCACCTGTCGGTGGCTGAGAACATTTTTCTCGCCCGTGAACCGCGCCGTGGGGTATTCGTCGACCGGGCGCGTCTGCGCGCCGATGCGCAGCGCTGCCTCGACCGGCTCGGGGTCGACATCGCACCGGGAACACTCGTGCGCACGCTCCCGGTCGCGCAACGGCAAATGGTGGAAATCGCCAAGGCGCTCTCGCTGGACGCCGAAGTGCTGATCATGGACGAGCCCACGTCGTCCCTCACGGAGACGGAAACCCGCCAGCTCTTCAGGATCATTCACGAGCTGAAGCGCGCCGGCGTCGGAATCATTTATATCTCGCACCGGCTCGATGAAATGACCGAGATCGTCGACCGCGTCACCGTCATGCGCGACGGACGTTATGTGTCGACAGACGTGTTTCGCGAAACCACCATCGATAAGGTCGTCGCACGCATGGTCGGCCGTTCGCTCGAAGATAAGTTTCCGCCGCGCACGTCCGTTCCGACCGGGGAGGTCTTGCTGTCGGTCGATCAATTGACGCGCGCGAATGTCTTCGGACCCGTCAGCTTCGAATTGCGGCGCGGCGAGATCCTGGGTTTCGCCGGCTTGATGGGTGCGGGCCGAACGGAAGTGGCACGCGCGATCTTTGGCGCCGATCTGCCCGACAGCGGCACGATCAGGCTAGGTCACGAGACCCTTGCGATCCGCTCGCCGATCGACGCTATCCGGCACGGCATTGCGTACCTGTCCGAAGACCGCAAGGCCAACGGCCTGTCGCTCAACATGCCCGTCGCCAGCAATATCACGCTGGCCAACATGGATGCGGTCTCGAACCGCCTGGGATTTATACGCTTCGCAACCGAGGCCGCTGTTGCGAAACGCTACGTGGACGCACTGGGCATACGCACGCCAAGCGTCAGGCAGATCGCACGCAACCTGTCAGGCGGCAATCAGCAGAAGGTTGTCATCAGCAAGTGGCTGTTCCGCGATTCACGCGTGCTGTTCTTCGACGAGCCCACCCGCGGCATCGACGTCGGCGCCAAATTCGCGATCTACGAACTGCTCGACAAGCTGGCGGCGCAAGGCATCGGCGTGGTCATGATCAGCTCCGAACTGCCCGAGATTCTCGGCATGACGGATCGCGTGGCTGTTTTTCATGAAGGCGACCTCGTAACGATCCTCGAGACCCGTCAAACGAGTCAGGAAGAAATCATGCATTACGCCTCGGGACGCCAAGGCGCTTCGGACACCTCGGGAGCTTCGCAATGA
- a CDS encoding GNAT family N-acetyltransferase, producing MKLDSLMSASSPTTNLRYRRFTSTDIPAAHGLSMAVSWPHRPEDWQFAADEGTGFVAEENGAVIGTALCWKFGIDRASLGLVIVSSEHQGRGIGRRLMEMLLEELGPRITFLHATPAGQPLYEKLGFDVCGSLDQFQAYVGETSPLALPDGERLRAATPADYPALIELCSRACGLQRDAMMSALLKLGESVVLECDGEITGFSVLRRFGRGYVIGPVLALRSHDDLRAKALIGYWLAGRAGEFVRVDVPSGTSLPDWLIGQGLKRVDTVVKMVRNAPADMHTGEPDPVWRLYGLISQAMF from the coding sequence ATGAAACTGGATTCTCTTATGAGCGCTTCATCGCCAACGACAAATCTTCGCTATCGGAGATTTACTTCGACTGATATACCGGCGGCTCATGGCCTGTCTATGGCAGTCAGTTGGCCGCATCGGCCGGAGGACTGGCAATTTGCCGCTGACGAGGGTACGGGCTTCGTCGCGGAAGAAAACGGTGCCGTGATTGGCACTGCGCTGTGCTGGAAATTCGGAATCGACCGCGCGTCTCTTGGTCTCGTGATTGTGTCTTCCGAGCATCAGGGGCGTGGCATTGGCCGCAGGCTGATGGAAATGCTGCTCGAAGAACTCGGGCCACGCATCACTTTCCTGCATGCGACGCCAGCCGGTCAGCCGCTCTACGAAAAGCTGGGGTTTGACGTGTGTGGGTCGCTGGACCAGTTTCAAGCGTACGTCGGCGAGACTTCGCCGCTTGCGTTGCCCGACGGCGAAAGATTGCGGGCGGCGACTCCTGCCGACTACCCCGCTCTCATTGAACTGTGTTCGCGTGCTTGCGGGCTGCAGCGCGACGCGATGATGTCCGCATTGCTGAAGCTCGGGGAAAGCGTGGTGCTCGAATGCGACGGCGAAATTACCGGATTCTCGGTGCTCCGTCGTTTTGGCCGGGGCTACGTGATTGGTCCTGTGCTCGCACTCCGTTCTCACGACGACCTTCGGGCGAAAGCGCTGATCGGCTACTGGCTGGCGGGTCGCGCAGGCGAGTTCGTTCGTGTCGATGTCCCCTCGGGAACGAGTCTGCCCGACTGGCTGATCGGACAGGGATTGAAGCGGGTGGATACCGTCGTGAAGATGGTCCGCAATGCGCCTGCTGACATGCATACAGGTGAGCCCGATCCGGTATGGCGACTGTATGGCCTCATTAGTCAGGCGATGTTCTAG
- a CDS encoding ABC transporter permease, giving the protein MSTLTRPSPSLASERRKDLIQKFAAFASLIVMILVFSSTSEAFHTVDNAMTVALQVTSIAYLGVAATCVIITGGIDLSVGSVLALSGVVAALAVKAGMPVTVGMLLGIVIGALCGAVNGLCVTRMRLPPFIATLGMMLVARGLALQITGARPVSGLGEAFGVLGNGALFRIETIGADGFPDVKFPGIPYPVLLMIVIAVAVSIMLSRTTLGRHIYAVGSNAEAARLSGVNVARVTMFTYVLSGALAGVTGCVLMSRLLTAQPNEGVMYELDAIASAVIGGTSLMGGVGTISGTAIGAFVIGILRNGLNMNGVSSFIQQIIIGLVILGTVWIDQLRNRR; this is encoded by the coding sequence ATGAGCACGCTTACACGTCCCAGCCCCTCGCTTGCCAGCGAACGGCGCAAGGATCTGATCCAGAAGTTTGCCGCCTTCGCCAGCCTGATTGTGATGATCCTGGTGTTCTCGTCCACGAGCGAGGCCTTCCATACCGTAGACAACGCGATGACCGTCGCGCTGCAGGTGACCTCGATTGCCTACCTTGGCGTCGCCGCGACCTGCGTCATCATCACGGGCGGCATCGACCTGTCGGTCGGCTCGGTGCTCGCGCTGTCCGGTGTCGTGGCGGCCCTCGCCGTGAAGGCCGGCATGCCGGTCACCGTCGGCATGCTGCTCGGCATCGTGATCGGCGCGTTGTGCGGCGCAGTGAACGGTCTGTGCGTCACGCGCATGCGCCTGCCGCCGTTTATCGCCACGCTCGGCATGATGCTAGTGGCCCGTGGCCTGGCACTGCAAATCACCGGCGCGCGCCCCGTGTCGGGGCTGGGTGAAGCCTTCGGCGTGCTCGGCAACGGCGCGTTGTTCAGGATCGAGACGATCGGGGCGGACGGCTTTCCGGACGTGAAGTTTCCAGGCATCCCCTACCCCGTGCTGCTGATGATCGTCATCGCCGTCGCCGTGTCGATCATGCTAAGCCGAACCACGCTCGGCCGGCATATTTACGCGGTCGGCTCCAACGCCGAAGCGGCCCGGCTGTCCGGCGTCAATGTCGCGCGCGTGACGATGTTCACGTATGTGCTCTCCGGTGCGCTTGCAGGCGTGACCGGCTGCGTGTTGATGTCGCGACTGCTCACCGCGCAGCCGAATGAAGGCGTGATGTACGAACTCGACGCGATTGCCAGTGCGGTGATCGGCGGCACCTCGCTGATGGGCGGCGTCGGCACGATTTCCGGCACGGCGATCGGTGCATTCGTGATCGGCATTCTGCGTAATGGGTTGAACATGAATGGAGTGTCGAGCTTCATTCAGCAAATCATCATCGGCCTGGTGATTCTGGGCACTGTCTGGATCGACCAGCTCCGCAATCGCCGGTGA
- a CDS encoding FAD-binding oxidoreductase gives MRVPLTRVDTTPSLPDSADVVVIGAGIVGVFTAWFLAKRGVKVSLIEKGIVGGEQSSRNWGWCRQQNRDARELPIATESLRLWEQFEAESGETTGFRRSGLLYLSNDDSELATWTRWCEFARTAGVRTEVLGSKLATERAAATGRNWKGGVFAPTDGTADPANAAPAVARSIMRLGGTVHQNCAARGIETEGGRVSGVVTEHGTIRTKIAVLSGGAWASTFCRQLGIRLPQATIRSSVMSVSLRRGTLPDALHTSGITVTRRGDEEYSLAISGLAKLDPTLQKIRYAKDFMPMFGRRWRSLSPGNLEGVRSGHEGAGRWRLDCPSPMEKMRVLDPCVDEATLKEIRKRAIDLCPVIRESRVTASWAGYIDMTPDGVPAIGEAKELPGFVLAAGLSGHGFGIGPGCGHLVADMVTGAPPIVDPEPYRPGRFEESVWGEVADF, from the coding sequence ATGCGCGTACCGTTGACCCGCGTCGATACCACCCCGAGCTTGCCCGACAGCGCTGATGTTGTCGTGATCGGTGCGGGCATCGTCGGTGTATTCACAGCATGGTTTCTGGCGAAGCGGGGCGTGAAGGTTTCGCTCATCGAAAAAGGCATAGTCGGGGGCGAGCAGTCCAGCCGGAACTGGGGCTGGTGCCGTCAACAAAACCGCGATGCGCGCGAATTGCCGATTGCGACCGAAAGCCTGCGGCTATGGGAGCAGTTTGAAGCCGAGTCTGGTGAGACCACCGGTTTTCGCCGCAGCGGCCTGCTGTATCTGAGCAACGATGACAGCGAACTCGCCACCTGGACGCGCTGGTGCGAATTCGCACGCACGGCGGGTGTCAGGACGGAGGTGCTCGGCAGTAAACTGGCAACCGAACGGGCTGCTGCGACCGGACGCAACTGGAAAGGCGGCGTGTTCGCGCCGACCGACGGCACCGCCGATCCGGCCAACGCTGCGCCGGCGGTGGCTCGCAGCATCATGAGGCTGGGCGGAACGGTTCATCAGAACTGCGCCGCGCGGGGGATCGAAACCGAAGGCGGCCGGGTCAGCGGTGTGGTGACTGAGCATGGCACGATCCGCACGAAGATCGCGGTGCTGTCCGGCGGCGCATGGGCTTCCACGTTTTGCCGGCAACTGGGCATCCGTCTGCCGCAGGCGACCATTCGATCTTCTGTCATGTCGGTTTCGCTGCGCCGGGGCACGTTGCCGGATGCGCTGCACACATCGGGCATTACCGTCACGCGACGCGGTGACGAAGAATATTCGCTCGCAATCAGTGGATTGGCAAAGCTCGATCCCACGCTGCAGAAGATCCGCTACGCAAAGGACTTCATGCCGATGTTCGGACGCCGCTGGCGCAGCCTCAGTCCGGGTAATCTGGAAGGCGTGCGCTCCGGTCATGAAGGAGCCGGGCGCTGGCGACTCGACTGCCCGAGCCCCATGGAAAAGATGCGGGTGCTGGACCCCTGCGTCGATGAAGCCACGCTCAAGGAGATTCGCAAGCGGGCAATCGATCTGTGTCCGGTGATCCGAGAGAGCCGGGTCACCGCATCCTGGGCAGGCTACATTGACATGACACCGGACGGCGTTCCCGCTATCGGCGAAGCGAAGGAACTGCCGGGGTTCGTGCTGGCCGCTGGCCTGAGCGGCCACGGTTTCGGCATTGGGCCCGGGTGCGGTCATCTCGTCGCGGATATGGTCACAGGCGCGCCGCCGATCGTTGATCCCGAACCCTATCGTCCGGGGCGATTCGAAGAGTCGGTGTGGGGAGAGGTCGCCGACTTTTAA